The region TCGTACGTCTCGAGGTCCATCACCTGCATGTCGTTGCCGTCGACAGAAACGACTTGTCCCTGTTTGCGCTCGATGATTGGGACCCAAATCTTCGCGTCGACGGGCTGGGAGAGCGAGCGTTTCTTGCCGTCGAAGACGCCCTTGGCCTCGACGCGGGCCTTGGCGCTGCCGTGCTTGCCAGGCTTTGCGGTCGAGTAGCCGTTGATCTTACACGCTGCATCGTCGATCATGACGTAGCTGCCTTCCTGGAGATCGCGAACTTCAGTTTGCTGTTTCGCCATGTCCCGGGGTAATCAACCGACGGGCATAAACCGTTTGGAATGCGCTCCGGACGCCTGTACTGCGATACCAGGGACCGACCAGCGGCGAAATCACTACTATCTGGCCTGCGAAGGGGGTGACAATGATGGCAGTCTTCGGAGACGTTCCACCAGTACTCGGCGGCATTGTCGTCGCAATCGCGGTCGTCGTCGGCGTCAAACTCGTCCAACGCGTGCGAACGCGCGGCCAGCGCAGTCGCGTCGACGCACTCGAGGCTCGACTCGCCGACTTGATGCCGACCGGTCGGGGCACCCACCTCGAGTCGCCACCACAGGTGCGGGCGGTCGAAACCACCGACGACGAGCCACCGGCGATCATCCCGGTGATCCGAATCGACCTCGAGACCGCCGACAGACCGGGGATGGAACTTGTCTTCGGCTACGTCGTCGACGTCCTCGAGGCAATCCAGCCCATCCTCGAAGAACGTGACGAACGCGTCGAGCGCTACGACCTCGAGTTCACGTTCGGCCCTGGCGGCCTGCTCGTCGACGGCGAGTGTCGGCGCGTCTCGGTGCCGCCGGCGTTCGCACAGCGAGTAGCCACCGAAGAGGAGTATCGGGCGTTCGAACTGCACCGAGACGTCAAGGCTGCCTCCGAGGACGAGAGTGACGAGCCAAACGCGAAACGGGCGACCCTCTGGGGCCCCTGTCGAGAGTTAGCATAGTGGCCTTGTTGAAACCCTCAATCAATGATGGGTTTTAGCAATTGTGCTGAATATAGAGCCGAATGTGGCACGAGTCAAAATTTAATCAACAATAGCAACGGTCAATCAAAACAGGAATATTTGCTCCTTATTTTCTCCAGAAAGTATTTACTGATTGTATATATACATACCCTATGAAACGGCGTACCTTCGTTTGGGGCACGATTCCTCTCTGTTCGGGGCTTGCTGGATGTTCTAAGGTGTTCTCTGATTCCCCGATGCTCTCTGTGACCGTCTTTAACCAGTCCGAGAACCCCTACACAATCGAAATGGCTTTCTCACGAACGGATGGAGACCTCTCCAGAAGCGAAGCCCGAGTGTTCTCAGGACGGATCGATGTTGAGCCAGACGAACCAACGGTTCGTAAAGATGTTGCTGAACGACAGCAGTATCTTATAGAATACAGCCTCTATGAGGACAATACCAGTCTAAAAGAACAAGACAGTTTCTACTACTATCCGGGTGACGAGTATGAGAGTGGTGGTCTGGCGTTTGATATCCGTTCAAGGGGAATTCTGACACGAAGGTGGGCTCCTTGAACGATTACTGAGCGGATGAATTATATCAAGGTGCTTGTAATAAACAACATCGGTTTACTGCACCCATCCTCTGTATTTAGCACCTCCCTCTTGTCAGGTAGTGAGGGTTTCAACAGAGCCAGTAGTTGTCCCGTTCTCTCGAGTCGGCGATCCCACGAGTACGATACTGGTCGACCAGAACCACTGACGGGGTTGTCCAGTCTGTGATAACCCTCGAGAATTCAGTTACCAGCGAAAGCCGACCTGCTCCGCTGGCACCTCGAGTGGACTCTCCGGCAACCCATCGCTCACGTCAGGGTCGTTGTACGCGCCCGGTGCGACGTCGTTCGGTGTGTCCGGATAGAACAGCGACGCCAGCAGCTGTAACTGACCACGGCCGACACCGAGTTCGAACTGGCCGCCACCGTACATCGTAATCTCCCGCTCGGCGCAGTACGAAAGCGTCTCGAGGAGCGACTCGAGCGAGCCAAAGCGCGAGGGTTTGATGTTCAGCCACTCGGGTTCCCAGGGTAGCGCTTTGATGTCCTCGATGCCGTGGATCGGTGCGTCCCAGGAGAGTCGACGTTGGACTGCAGGCTCCTCGAGCAACGGACGAGTCTCATCAGTCACCGCAGGATCCTCGATAACGGCTTCAGGGAACGCCTCGAGGACGCGCTCGTAGAGGTCGGGATCTGCAGGGACGTCTACGTCGGTGCCCTCGTACTGGCCCTTGAGATCGAGGATTGTGATCGCGTCAGTGCCGACAGCGTCCTGAATCGAGTCGACGACGGCGTCGTCCCACTCTGGCGTTGGATCGAGTTTGAACTCGAGGTTGGGCACCTGCGCGTGCAGTTGCTCGAGTCGATCTGCTGTCGGCGGGTCGCCGAGTCTGGTGCTGGTGACGAATCGCACCGACTCGAGCGAGCGCCCGAGGGCGTCCTCGAGCGTTATATCGTTCTGTCGGAGTGCAAGGTCCACGGCGGCGCTCTCGAGCGCCCAGCGCCGGTAGTTCCGAAAGACTTCGCGGTCGGGCGCACCCGCGGGAAAGAGATCCACGTCGTCGAGCGTCCCAGCGAACGACTCGAGGGTGTACTCACCGGTCAGATCGGGAAGGCCAGTTTCAGCGAGC is a window of Natronolimnobius sp. AArcel1 DNA encoding:
- a CDS encoding translation initiation factor IF-5A translates to MAKQQTEVRDLQEGSYVMIDDAACKINGYSTAKPGKHGSAKARVEAKGVFDGKKRSLSQPVDAKIWVPIIERKQGQVVSVDGNDMQVMDLETYETITMRIPEDKDVSPDEDIEYLEMEDQRKIV